From Candidatus Angelobacter sp., a single genomic window includes:
- a CDS encoding NfeD family protein codes for MATVVTLLLVGAALLFLETILPGMIAGIIGFGCVVAAVIVAYVNFDQRTANFILLAVVVGLTVATLAWFKFFPESRFARLFISKHAVGDIGTEKPELLNQTGIALTTLRPSGTAVIDGKRVDVVTEGPFVDKGAAVKVVEVEGMRVVVRTV; via the coding sequence ATGGCAACCGTGGTCACCTTGCTCCTCGTCGGTGCCGCTTTGCTGTTTCTGGAAACGATCCTTCCCGGAATGATTGCGGGCATTATCGGTTTTGGTTGCGTGGTCGCCGCCGTGATAGTGGCCTACGTGAATTTCGATCAGCGCACCGCCAATTTTATTCTCCTGGCTGTTGTTGTCGGTCTGACCGTCGCGACTCTGGCATGGTTCAAGTTTTTTCCTGAAAGCCGGTTTGCGAGACTCTTCATTTCGAAACACGCGGTCGGCGATATCGGCACTGAGAAGCCGGAATTGCTCAATCAAACCGGCATCGCGCTCACGACGCTGAGACCTTCCGGAACCGCCGTCATCGACGGCAAGAGGGTCGATGTGGTGACCGAAGGGCCGTTCGTCGACAAGGGCGCCGCGGTGAAGGTTGTCGAAGTCGAA
- the dnaG gene encoding DNA primase: MAGFFPPATLEQIRAASDIVDVIGSYLPLKRAGGNFVALCPFHKEKTPSFNVNPHKQIFHCFGCHKGGDVFTFVQEYESITFAEAVRRLAERAKIPLEFEKNPAQQKSRFVKESLLQIHEQVTQRWQAALANDAAGQVARDYLKKRGVPDEAAKLFRLGFAPDAWDDTVNWAKNKGYELPLVEQAGLILRKEGGDHFYDRFRGRLIFPICDEQGRVVGFSGRVLTGDEKTAKYVNSPETPIFTKGRVFFGLDKSKRALLDAGYAVVCEGQLDLIACYMAGVHNIVAPQGTALTADHARILKRYVDEVVLCFDSDTAGRNAAIRALDDLLASGLAIRVAVVPAPHDPDSFIKESGGAAFQRLIEGAEGFFDFYLNHLCSVNDPEQDKGRVAVVHSMSEALRKTGNAVLVDTYAQKTAQRLGVSADAVRAEFKKSRAPQKKETDESGETAVPAARPSAQELWLLKLLLLDDELPQQAAAHLDLNWVRHAVARQIVSARLAVQADGRPPSVTALLAQMEDASARSLVTEAVSEQREIPNRPQQLADVAKRLRDQFIESELKTILRRFNEPGLSDEDRIALTRRKLELLQLKGRSLPA, encoded by the coding sequence ATGGCAGGTTTTTTCCCCCCGGCGACCCTCGAACAAATCCGCGCCGCAAGCGACATCGTTGATGTCATTGGTTCGTATCTTCCCCTCAAGCGCGCCGGGGGGAACTTTGTCGCGCTCTGCCCGTTTCACAAGGAAAAGACGCCCAGTTTCAACGTCAATCCGCACAAACAGATCTTTCACTGCTTTGGATGCCACAAAGGCGGGGACGTTTTCACGTTTGTTCAGGAATACGAAAGCATCACTTTTGCCGAGGCCGTACGGCGTCTGGCAGAACGCGCAAAGATTCCGCTCGAATTTGAAAAAAACCCGGCGCAGCAAAAGAGCCGCTTCGTCAAGGAATCGCTGCTGCAAATTCATGAGCAGGTCACACAACGCTGGCAGGCCGCGCTGGCCAACGATGCCGCGGGTCAGGTCGCGCGCGATTACCTGAAGAAACGTGGCGTGCCGGACGAGGCCGCAAAACTGTTTCGCCTGGGATTCGCCCCTGATGCGTGGGACGACACGGTGAACTGGGCGAAGAACAAGGGTTATGAGCTGCCGCTGGTGGAGCAGGCCGGCTTGATCCTCCGCAAGGAGGGAGGCGACCATTTTTACGATCGCTTTCGCGGCAGATTGATTTTTCCGATTTGCGATGAACAGGGCCGCGTCGTCGGATTCAGCGGGCGCGTGCTCACCGGAGATGAAAAGACGGCAAAGTACGTCAATTCGCCGGAAACGCCGATTTTCACGAAAGGCAGGGTCTTCTTCGGCCTGGACAAATCCAAGCGCGCGCTGCTCGACGCCGGTTACGCCGTCGTGTGCGAAGGCCAGCTTGATTTGATCGCCTGTTACATGGCCGGCGTTCACAACATCGTCGCGCCGCAGGGCACCGCGCTCACCGCAGACCACGCGCGCATCCTCAAACGCTACGTGGACGAGGTCGTCCTCTGCTTCGATTCCGATACGGCGGGCCGCAACGCCGCGATTCGTGCCCTCGACGATCTGCTCGCGTCCGGCCTCGCAATTCGCGTCGCCGTTGTCCCGGCGCCGCACGATCCGGACAGCTTTATCAAGGAGTCCGGTGGGGCGGCTTTTCAGCGATTGATCGAGGGTGCGGAGGGCTTTTTCGATTTTTACTTGAACCATCTTTGCTCGGTGAATGACCCGGAGCAGGACAAAGGCCGCGTGGCCGTGGTGCACTCCATGAGCGAGGCCTTGCGCAAGACCGGCAACGCCGTGCTCGTGGACACCTACGCGCAAAAAACTGCACAACGGCTCGGCGTCTCTGCTGACGCGGTCCGCGCGGAATTTAAAAAATCTCGCGCGCCGCAAAAGAAGGAAACGGACGAATCCGGTGAGACAGCCGTACCCGCGGCGCGTCCTTCGGCGCAGGAGCTCTGGCTGTTGAAATTACTGCTGCTGGACGACGAATTGCCACAGCAGGCTGCAGCGCACCTGGACCTGAACTGGGTGCGGCACGCCGTCGCGCGTCAGATTGTTTCTGCGCGGCTGGCGGTGCAGGCGGACGGACGGCCTCCATCTGTGACCGCGTTACTGGCCCAAATGGAGGACGCGTCGGCCCGGAGCCTCGTGACCGAGGCTGTGTCCGAACAGCGCGAGATTCCGAACCGCCCCCAGCAACTTGCGGATGTGGCGAAGCGGCTGCGCGACCAGTTCATTGAATCCGAACTGAAGACGATCCTGCGGCGCTTCAACGAACCAGGCCTGTCTGATGAAGACCGGATCGCCCTCACGAGGAGAAAGCTTGAGCTGCTGCAGTTGAAGGGCCGTTCTTTGCCGGCTTGA